The Pseudarthrobacter sp. NS4 genome includes a window with the following:
- a CDS encoding ABC transporter ATP-binding protein, protein MTNPTNVHRSRRGGSGEVPLQTRANTIVKAADHATPLELSGITIRYGGGKGGAEAVSVVEDFDLTLHAGEMHCVAGRSGSGKTSILTVGAGLTLPTSGRVFWEGDSLESMGDDEIADRRRALIGYVDQGGALIDGMSALENVLLPAVPDGEVDQRRDMAKDLLDLVGLGRRMRHRPAQLSGGERQRVAIARALILGTRVLVVDEPTASLDRASANRIISILKDTTSDGIAVLVASHDHELVRLSDTLTELI, encoded by the coding sequence ATGACAAACCCGACCAATGTCCACCGGAGCCGCCGGGGCGGCTCCGGTGAGGTTCCCCTGCAGACCCGCGCCAACACCATCGTCAAGGCGGCCGACCACGCCACCCCGCTGGAACTGAGCGGCATCACCATCCGCTATGGCGGCGGCAAGGGCGGTGCTGAAGCAGTCAGCGTTGTTGAGGATTTCGACCTCACCCTGCACGCCGGCGAAATGCACTGCGTCGCCGGGCGGAGCGGCTCCGGCAAGACAAGCATCCTGACCGTCGGCGCAGGCCTCACGCTGCCGACCTCGGGGCGCGTCTTCTGGGAAGGCGATTCCCTTGAAAGCATGGGCGACGACGAAATCGCCGACCGCCGTCGTGCCCTGATCGGTTATGTGGACCAGGGCGGCGCCCTGATTGACGGCATGAGCGCCCTCGAGAATGTGCTCCTGCCGGCCGTTCCCGACGGCGAAGTGGACCAGCGGCGGGACATGGCCAAGGACCTGCTGGACCTGGTGGGCCTCGGCCGCCGGATGCGGCACCGTCCCGCCCAGCTGTCCGGCGGTGAACGCCAACGGGTCGCCATCGCACGTGCCCTGATCCTGGGCACCAGGGTGCTGGTGGTGGACGAGCCGACCGCCAGCCTGGACCGCGCTTCCGCCAACCGCATCATCAGCATCCTGAAAGACACCACGTCCGACGGAATTGCCGTGCTGGTGGCGTCACACGACCACGAACTTGTCCGGCTCAGCGATACCCTGACTGAACTGATCTAG